The following coding sequences lie in one Actinomycetota bacterium genomic window:
- a CDS encoding STAS domain-containing protein produces MPADGLPPGADGDRHLAARPDPAVEGAGMSAHWSDSGGCTVLELVGEIDMAEAPRLTALLSQAGSPHFVVDLTRLTFIDSTGLAVLVSGWRQASSTGGSMRLVGPQRAVSKMLQITGLDQVLPIHDSLEQAVRLSLSGCQPGARQPAAERTLGDRPD; encoded by the coding sequence ATGCCTGCTGATGGTCTGCCACCCGGGGCCGACGGCGACCGCCATCTTGCCGCCCGACCCGACCCGGCCGTTGAGGGTGCGGGCATGTCTGCGCACTGGAGCGACTCTGGCGGGTGCACGGTTCTCGAGTTGGTCGGCGAGATCGACATGGCCGAGGCCCCCCGGCTGACTGCCCTGCTGAGTCAGGCCGGCTCACCGCACTTCGTGGTGGATCTGACTCGGCTCACCTTCATTGACTCGACCGGCTTGGCCGTGCTGGTGAGCGGTTGGCGCCAGGCGTCATCGACCGGCGGGTCGATGCGGCTGGTGGGGCCCCAACGCGCGGTGTCGAAGATGCTGCAGATCACCGGCCTGGATCAGGTCCTGCCCATCCACGACAGCCTCGAGCAGGCCGTACGGCTCAGCCTCAGCGGGTGCCAACCGGGTGCACGGCAGCCGGCTGCCGAGCGCACCCTGGGGGACCGGCCGGACTGA